In the Flavisolibacter tropicus genome, one interval contains:
- a CDS encoding IS4 family transposase, translating to MTAAALLKLLPARCLRALAVTTQVDHQVKKLSGEIMFKLILFSMLNSEKLSLRVMESFLASASFKSFAHSETLHSRYNSIRDRICTMRAAYFEKLFATVSALYTKVLGEEKALTRVDSTYVALSARLLAGGLQNGPNLTKGHTKYSVALKGSLPASVKVYTQSTFISEDKALAALIDEAAYLKDGVVVFDRGLQLRDAFDRFTTAGKGFVGRTKTNIYFQLKRCRPLPRAPRQSSVKVYGDEEGFLYKRKGKTTQYTYRVIKATLTQNGEALWLITNLMEENPYTLAEWYRRRWDIEVFFRFIKQHLSAAHLVSRTENGIQVMIYMTLIVAALVIAYKKLNHISSYKIARLQFEIELENQIIKTIVTLCGGDPRKAAPLWNSS from the coding sequence ATGACAGCTGCTGCTTTGCTAAAGCTCCTGCCGGCGCGCTGCCTGAGGGCTTTAGCCGTTACCACCCAGGTGGACCACCAGGTCAAAAAACTCTCCGGCGAGATCATGTTCAAGCTGATCTTGTTTTCGATGCTCAACTCCGAAAAGCTTTCCCTGCGGGTGATGGAAAGTTTTCTAGCGTCCGCCTCCTTTAAGTCCTTTGCCCACAGTGAAACCCTGCACAGCCGCTACAATTCCATCCGTGACCGCATCTGCACCATGCGGGCTGCCTATTTTGAAAAACTGTTTGCCACCGTGTCCGCCCTCTACACCAAAGTGCTCGGGGAAGAAAAAGCTCTTACCCGGGTCGATAGCACCTATGTGGCGCTGTCGGCCCGCCTGTTGGCCGGGGGGCTGCAAAACGGCCCCAACCTCACCAAGGGGCACACCAAGTACAGCGTGGCTTTAAAGGGCTCCCTACCCGCCTCGGTCAAGGTGTATACCCAGTCTACCTTCATCAGTGAAGACAAGGCGCTGGCCGCCCTCATTGATGAAGCGGCGTACTTAAAAGACGGTGTGGTGGTCTTTGACCGGGGCCTGCAGTTGCGCGACGCTTTTGACCGGTTTACCACGGCCGGCAAGGGGTTTGTGGGCCGCACCAAGACCAATATTTATTTTCAGTTGAAGCGCTGCCGCCCCTTGCCACGAGCGCCCCGCCAATCTTCGGTTAAGGTATACGGTGATGAAGAGGGCTTTCTCTATAAACGAAAAGGCAAAACCACCCAGTATACGTACCGGGTTATCAAAGCTACGCTGACCCAAAACGGCGAAGCGCTGTGGCTGATCACGAACCTGATGGAGGAAAACCCGTACACCCTGGCCGAATGGTACCGCAGGCGCTGGGACATTGAAGTCTTCTTTCGATTTATCAAGCAACACCTCAGTGCCGCCCACCTGGTCAGTCGCACAGAAAACGGCATCCAGGTCATGATCTACATGACCTTAATTGTAGCGGCCCTGGTCATCGCCTACAAGAAACTCAATCACATTAGCAGCTATAAGATTGCCCGACTGCAATTTGAAATTGAACTGGAAAACCAAATCATTAAAACCATTGTAACCCTGTGTGGTGGTGATCCCCGTAAAGCCGCTCCGCTTTGGAACTCCAGCTAA
- a CDS encoding IS1182 family transposase, translating into MQGKKPFQDKRLASFRLSERVPRDNFYRRLKAIMDVEWLYEATQKYYGREGHKSLDPVVFFKLILIGYLENLLSDRRIIQTVSLRLDLLYFIGYSLDEPLPWHSTISRTRQLLGEEVFKELFKRVLRQCVQQGMVKGKRQALDSVHVKANASMDSLKEKEIVQDGEAYAGELGEDAEDEEQTEKQTVSVFKHQQVQWHHGWKRKAYKGRPSGGWRARFVSNHTHYSTTDGDARVAVKPGKPRQLNYLGQLSVDTAHHVITCIQADYASKKDSQCLPSLLRHTIDNVKAVGLKVKEVLCDAGYSSSEALKALKQYRVTGYIPNFGQYKPTREGFRYFAGGDYYQCSRGVRLPFKRIKDSHDGTYQMRVYRSSSLDCRNCPLRKTCIGKSDFKKIEDTVDKPLYDEMHLRLQTRKAKRMKRLRQATVEPVIGTLVNFLGMRRVNTRGIQLANKCLLMAAVCYNLKRLLKWMGEAEGKGEKTLGQLLVMLYWLPVLYSRRGEQIQTSLSYAC; encoded by the coding sequence ATGCAAGGAAAGAAACCTTTTCAAGACAAGCGCCTTGCTTCCTTCCGCCTCTCGGAGCGGGTGCCGCGTGACAACTTCTACCGCCGCTTAAAAGCAATCATGGATGTGGAGTGGCTCTATGAAGCCACCCAAAAGTACTATGGCCGTGAGGGCCACAAATCGCTGGACCCGGTGGTGTTCTTCAAACTCATTTTAATTGGTTATCTCGAGAACCTCTTAAGCGATCGAAGAATCATCCAGACCGTCAGCCTGCGCCTGGATCTTTTGTACTTTATCGGTTACTCCCTGGACGAACCGCTGCCCTGGCATTCTACCATCAGCCGCACGCGTCAACTTCTGGGTGAAGAGGTCTTTAAAGAACTCTTCAAACGGGTCTTACGCCAGTGTGTGCAACAAGGCATGGTGAAGGGCAAACGCCAGGCCCTGGACTCGGTGCATGTCAAAGCCAATGCGTCGATGGACTCCTTAAAAGAAAAAGAAATTGTGCAGGACGGGGAAGCCTATGCAGGTGAACTCGGTGAAGATGCAGAGGACGAAGAGCAAACAGAAAAGCAAACCGTCTCCGTCTTCAAACACCAGCAAGTGCAGTGGCATCACGGCTGGAAGCGGAAGGCCTACAAAGGGCGGCCCAGTGGTGGATGGCGGGCTCGCTTTGTCTCCAACCACACCCACTACAGCACTACCGATGGGGATGCCCGTGTGGCCGTCAAACCCGGCAAGCCCCGCCAGTTAAACTATTTGGGGCAACTCAGTGTCGATACCGCCCATCACGTTATTACTTGTATACAGGCCGACTATGCCAGTAAAAAAGACTCGCAGTGTTTGCCCTCATTACTCCGGCATACCATTGACAATGTAAAGGCGGTAGGCTTAAAAGTAAAAGAAGTACTCTGCGATGCGGGCTACTCCTCTTCGGAGGCCCTAAAAGCACTGAAGCAGTACCGTGTCACCGGCTATATCCCCAACTTTGGGCAATATAAACCCACCCGGGAAGGCTTCCGCTATTTTGCCGGCGGGGATTATTACCAATGCTCCCGGGGAGTAAGGCTTCCTTTTAAACGCATCAAGGACTCTCATGATGGCACGTACCAGATGCGGGTCTACAGAAGCAGTTCTTTGGATTGCAGGAACTGCCCTTTGAGAAAAACCTGTATTGGTAAAAGTGATTTTAAAAAGATTGAAGACACTGTAGACAAACCCCTCTATGATGAGATGCATCTCCGGCTACAAACCCGCAAAGCCAAACGTATGAAACGGCTTAGGCAAGCCACCGTCGAACCGGTGATTGGTACCCTGGTGAACTTTTTAGGGATGCGACGAGTGAACACAAGAGGCATCCAGCTGGCCAACAAGTGTTTGCTGATGGCCGCCGTGTGTTATAATTTGAAAAGACTCCTAAAATGGATGGGGGAAGCCGAAGGCAAAGGCGAAAAAACGCTTGGCCAGCTACTGGTTATGCTGTACTGGCTACCGGTTCTCTACAGCCGAAGAGGAGAGCAAATACAAACCAGCTTAAGCTACGCTTGCTAA
- a CDS encoding DUF6266 family protein, producing MAKLPQGIMGPLVGTAGPITGYLRLGIPVVRSKTRPNSFKPTAARTAQQRKLQLVLPFIKSFTGTGFLKKSFPIGTEGSTGYNRALSQTMNGALVGSDPDLLLAYPLVLVSRGSLPKAAAPTVIVEADGNLRFRWEDNSTTGKAKATDMVLLVAYFPDLEQVICSTEAAYRSEGEALLQTNNLRGQKAETWMGFINEDATDASDSVYTGTVLL from the coding sequence ATGGCAAAACTTCCGCAGGGCATTATGGGACCTCTTGTTGGTACCGCAGGCCCCATAACCGGTTATCTGCGCTTAGGGATACCGGTAGTTCGTTCTAAAACCCGCCCCAATTCTTTCAAACCCACCGCAGCCCGCACCGCCCAGCAACGCAAACTGCAGTTGGTATTACCCTTTATTAAATCCTTTACCGGCACCGGCTTTTTGAAAAAGAGCTTTCCCATTGGCACAGAAGGTAGTACCGGCTACAACCGCGCCTTGAGCCAAACCATGAATGGCGCCTTGGTGGGTAGTGATCCAGACTTGTTACTTGCCTATCCGTTGGTACTGGTCTCACGCGGTAGCCTGCCCAAGGCGGCAGCGCCAACCGTAATAGTGGAGGCTGATGGAAACCTGCGCTTTCGCTGGGAAGATAACAGTACAACCGGCAAAGCCAAAGCAACCGACATGGTGCTGCTAGTGGCGTATTTCCCTGACCTGGAGCAGGTAATCTGCTCTACTGAAGCGGCCTACAGAAGCGAGGGAGAAGCCTTGCTACAAACCAATAACCTGCGCGGCCAAAAGGCAGAAACATGGATGGGTTTTATCAATGAGGATGCTACCGATGCCAGTGATAGTGTTTATACGGGAACAGTGCTGCTGTAA
- a CDS encoding LiaF transmembrane domain-containing protein, which yields MNDLEKKIEERYGRREHWREHRGMSVRGRRWTGLFLLFIGAAALLRGTLAPLVPAWLFTWQMLLIVMGLFIGVRHNFRGGAGFMLILIGGIFLLTEFYPGFIDRRYVWPLAIMAVGAFLIFKPRHRRWDMQEQGEPAPVAHEEAAPYTATTGSDEDYLDSTTVFGGIKKTLFTKNFQGGDIVNIMGGTEINLSQADINGRVILDVTQIFGGTKIIVPPHWDIKPEMAAIFGGIDDKRAIHNATIDRSKVLVLKGTSIFGGIEIKSF from the coding sequence ATGAACGACTTAGAAAAGAAAATAGAAGAACGCTATGGACGCAGGGAGCATTGGAGAGAACACAGAGGGATGTCTGTACGTGGTCGCCGATGGACAGGATTGTTCCTGCTTTTCATTGGTGCAGCGGCCTTATTAAGGGGCACTCTGGCACCTTTAGTACCAGCATGGTTGTTTACCTGGCAAATGCTGTTGATCGTAATGGGTTTATTTATAGGGGTTCGACACAACTTTCGCGGAGGCGCCGGGTTTATGTTGATACTGATTGGTGGCATTTTCCTCCTAACGGAATTCTACCCTGGCTTTATTGACCGCCGTTACGTTTGGCCGCTGGCCATTATGGCAGTGGGCGCCTTCCTGATCTTTAAGCCACGCCACCGTCGTTGGGACATGCAGGAACAAGGAGAGCCAGCTCCAGTAGCACATGAAGAAGCAGCACCGTACACGGCAACTACAGGATCCGATGAGGACTACCTGGATTCAACAACCGTTTTTGGGGGCATCAAAAAAACGCTTTTCACTAAAAACTTCCAGGGCGGCGACATTGTGAACATTATGGGCGGCACTGAGATCAACTTATCTCAAGCCGATATTAATGGCCGCGTGATTTTAGATGTAACGCAGATCTTTGGCGGCACCAAGATCATTGTTCCACCGCATTGGGATATCAAACCTGAAATGGCCGCCATCTTCGGTGGTATTGACGACAAGCGCGCCATTCACAACGCCACCATTGACCGCAGCAAAGTATTAGTGCTCAAAGGCACCTCCATCTTTGGCGGTATTGAGATCAAATCTTTTTAA
- a CDS encoding DUF4288 domain-containing protein: protein MSWYIAKVVYRIVCGNGEHTPQYEEQLRLVEASSKGEAFKKAMQMGIKEEVQFLNQQQKLVHWKFIDVSELYQLHEVADGTEIYSRIEEKDDADIFEVLVHAKASFILAESNQTFLQAI from the coding sequence ATGAGCTGGTATATAGCTAAAGTGGTGTATCGCATAGTGTGTGGTAATGGTGAACATACACCGCAGTATGAAGAACAGTTACGCCTGGTAGAGGCTTCTTCAAAAGGTGAAGCGTTCAAAAAGGCCATGCAAATGGGGATCAAAGAAGAAGTGCAGTTTCTCAACCAACAGCAAAAACTAGTACACTGGAAATTCATAGATGTAAGCGAACTTTACCAACTGCATGAAGTAGCCGATGGTACAGAGATATATTCACGTATTGAGGAAAAAGATGATGCTGATATATTTGAAGTGTTAGTACATGCAAAAGCCAGCTTTATACTGGCCGAATCAAACCAAACATTCTTACAAGCAATATAA
- a CDS encoding sensor histidine kinase, with the protein MANSPLSVFRFRWLFFSGWLLWALIHACVLTSFDLPWTVAIADSAVSNILLMLVALLLVNTLQFYIPQADRYVMLLAWVATLTIIWLVISRLILTLLFADTQYLLFQKQSLFIRFSFGFLITSTIVLVSVLWYNWQEQKALEERRRETERMAKEAELFKLRQQLQPHFLFNSLNSISALIGPEGKAARKMVLQLSEFLRGTLKKEEHQWTSLGEEVRYLQLYLEIEKVRFGHRLDTAFELAEGTEALQLPALLLQPIVENAIKFGLYDTFDEITITVSSYQQDQALIIEVQNPFDPDITSPKGTGFGLLSIQRRLYLLFGRNDLLQTETSGKLFTTRLTIPQPTK; encoded by the coding sequence TTGGCTAATTCACCGCTTTCTGTATTTCGTTTTCGATGGCTGTTCTTCAGCGGCTGGCTGCTATGGGCACTCATACATGCCTGTGTGCTTACCAGCTTTGATTTACCCTGGACAGTTGCCATTGCCGACAGTGCTGTTTCCAACATCTTATTGATGTTAGTCGCATTACTGTTGGTCAACACCTTACAGTTCTATATTCCACAGGCCGACCGCTATGTAATGCTCCTGGCCTGGGTGGCCACACTTACCATTATCTGGCTGGTAATAAGCCGACTGATCTTAACGCTACTATTTGCCGATACGCAATACCTGTTGTTTCAAAAGCAATCGCTCTTTATACGCTTTAGCTTTGGCTTTCTGATCACATCAACTATTGTCTTAGTGAGCGTACTGTGGTACAATTGGCAGGAGCAAAAAGCACTGGAAGAAAGACGCAGAGAAACCGAGCGTATGGCTAAAGAAGCAGAGTTGTTCAAACTGCGTCAACAGCTGCAGCCCCACTTTCTTTTCAATAGTTTGAATTCCATTTCCGCTTTGATAGGACCAGAAGGAAAGGCTGCTCGCAAAATGGTTTTACAGTTGTCGGAGTTTTTACGTGGTACTTTAAAAAAAGAAGAACATCAATGGACATCATTGGGTGAAGAGGTACGCTACCTGCAGCTATACCTGGAGATTGAAAAAGTACGATTTGGACATCGCCTGGATACAGCGTTTGAGTTGGCAGAAGGAACAGAAGCATTGCAATTACCTGCATTACTGTTACAACCGATAGTAGAGAACGCCATTAAGTTTGGCCTATATGACACGTTTGACGAAATAACCATTACCGTTTCTTCTTACCAGCAAGACCAGGCGCTGATCATAGAAGTACAGAATCCTTTTGACCCCGACATTACTTCACCCAAGGGCACCGGCTTTGGATTGTTATCTATACAACGCAGGCTTTATCTTTTATTTGGCCGGAATGATCTGTTACAAACAGAAACTTCCGGAAAACTATTCACCACCCGCTTAACCATTCCGCAACCGACAAAATAA
- a CDS encoding LytR/AlgR family response regulator transcription factor, which produces MKVLIIDDEPLARSLVKEYLQSHTDLELAGECDNGLEGLKAIQQLKPDLIFLDVQMPRINGFEMLELVEQPPAVIFTTAFDEYALKAFDAHAVDYLLKPFTQERFDKAIQKWKESSATAATTAALLESAAALSPVQSSRIVVKSGNHIKIIPMHEVNYIEAADDYVKIYTKEGSFLKNGTMNHFEAVLNKEQFVRCHRSSIINIQNITRIDPYEKDSHIAILKTGEKIPVSRAGYAKLKQVLGL; this is translated from the coding sequence ATGAAAGTTTTGATCATAGATGATGAACCACTAGCAAGGAGTCTTGTAAAAGAATACCTGCAATCACATACCGATTTAGAGTTGGCCGGCGAATGCGACAATGGACTGGAAGGTCTGAAGGCTATTCAACAATTGAAACCCGATCTTATTTTCCTGGATGTACAAATGCCACGTATCAATGGCTTTGAGATGTTGGAACTGGTAGAGCAACCACCGGCTGTTATTTTCACAACGGCTTTTGATGAATATGCCTTAAAAGCATTTGATGCGCATGCGGTAGATTACCTGCTAAAGCCGTTTACACAAGAACGATTTGATAAGGCCATTCAAAAATGGAAAGAATCTTCTGCTACCGCTGCTACAACTGCTGCGTTGTTGGAATCGGCTGCTGCCTTATCGCCAGTACAAAGTTCCCGTATTGTGGTAAAGAGCGGCAATCATATCAAGATCATCCCAATGCACGAGGTCAATTACATAGAGGCGGCCGATGATTATGTAAAGATCTATACCAAGGAAGGAAGCTTTTTAAAGAATGGTACGATGAATCATTTTGAAGCAGTACTGAATAAGGAACAGTTTGTGCGCTGCCATCGCTCCAGCATTATCAACATTCAAAATATTACACGCATTGATCCTTATGAGAAGGACAGCCATATAGCTATTTTAAAAACGGGAGAAAAGATACCAGTGAGCCGCGCTGGCTATGCAAAACTGAAACAGGTATTGGGTCTTTAA